The DNA sequence AATGTTCGTGATAGGGTTTTTAATGGTTTAAGGAAGCTTATGGATTTGTCCAGTAAGTTTGAGTTGGATTACCTCATAATAAATACCACTGGATGGATATCCAATGGTGGAGTTGACTTCAAGATAGAGAAGATTAAACTCGTTAAACCTGAAGTGCTTATAGGGATTGAGCGTAGTGGTGAGCTTGAACCAATATTTTCATCAATTAAAATGGATTGCAAGGTTTTTAGGGTTCCATCTTCCAGGAGGGTTAGGGCTAGAGATAGGTTTGATAGGAAGATTATTAGGCAAATGAATTACGTTAAGTGGTTTGAGGATGCTTCAAACAAGAAGTTTTCAATCGATGATTTCATTGGATTTGAACCAAACATATTTCAAGGCACTCCAATGGGTGATGGTGAAATCGATTTAATCGGTAAGATTTTGGGAGTTAAAGTTGCTTTTTCAATACGTAGGGGTGATGATATAATAGTATTCCCGTATTCGGATCTAGATTTCAATGAAGATGTTAAGGAAAGGGTTGTTGGAGAATTTAATGCTAGGAGATGTTTAATAATCCCATTCACACATCTAATTCCACTCCTCGTTGCCTTTGAAGATTCAAATGGGGTTTTTATGGGTTTAGGCATATTGACTAACATCGACTTTAAGAATAGAGTCCTCCAATTTTACACAAAGGTAAATGTTGGAGGGGGAGTTAAAGTCGTTTTGGGTTTAATCAGAATTAACCCAGTCAATTTCGATGAAATTGGTTATTCCAAAATACCATTAAACTGATATGCATTATCTTTAATGGTTAGCTTTTTATCTGAATTTCCACAATTTTATCTTGATCTAAATGACCATTAAACTCTATCTTGAAGACTCATATATCAAAAGTTTTAGAGCTAAGGTTTTGAGTTTAGAGGAAACTGATGGTTCATTTAACCTATGTTTGGATAGAACTGCATTCTATCCTGTTAGTGGCGGTCAGGATCATGATACCGGGGTTATAAGGGGTGTTAATGGATCCTTTAAGGTTTTGCGTGTGGATGAGCTTGATGATGGTAGTGTGGTTCATAGTGGTTTTCTTGAGGGGGTCATCAAAGTTGGGGATGATGTTGAAGGTGTTATAGATTGGGATAGGAGGTATAGGTTGATGAAGATGCATACAGCCGCCCACATATTGATTCAATCCGTTAGGAGCATTTATGGTTTAAATGTGAAATGTGTTAGTGCGAGTAAGAGGGTTGATGGTGGACACATGGACTTCTCCACTTCAATACAGAGGGATATGCTTAACAAAATTGAGGCTTTAGCTAACAGTATTGTTAATGAGGATAGGCCTGTAATCATTCGCTATATGGGTTTAGAAGAGGCTGAATCATATGTGTCGAGGTTTGGTGAAT is a window from the Candidatus Methanomethylicota archaeon genome containing:
- a CDS encoding alanyl-tRNA editing protein; the protein is MTIKLYLEDSYIKSFRAKVLSLEETDGSFNLCLDRTAFYPVSGGQDHDTGVIRGVNGSFKVLRVDELDDGSVVHSGFLEGVIKVGDDVEGVIDWDRRYRLMKMHTAAHILIQSVRSIYGLNVKCVSASKRVDGGHMDFSTSIQRDMLNKIEALANSIVNEDRPVIIRYMGLEEAESYVSRFGESLELYLRKHDVGGSIRIVEVKDWIAIPCGGTHVHSTGEIGSIKILKRESKGKGVTRIYFDVA